In Phyllostomus discolor isolate MPI-MPIP mPhyDis1 chromosome 3, mPhyDis1.pri.v3, whole genome shotgun sequence, a single genomic region encodes these proteins:
- the TOPORS gene encoding E3 ubiquitin-protein ligase Topors, producing the protein MSFKGSQQPLGSSLSREEGETTPRARDPEGPRRSRRVRLRGSCRHRPSFLNRQDLASSVPVRHAPTFSEVMASAAKEFKMDNFSPKAGTSKLQQTVPADASPDSKCPICLDRFDNVSYLDRCLHKFCFRCVQEWSKNKAECPLCKQPFDSILHSVRAENDFEEYFLRPSYNEGVVRGSFATPDVQRFHYRTTMTRERSGFYSPSSTMSRRTTTPPDSGVLFEGLSVSTRPRGGEISQLMRQIPRRPTTTDERSLRKIQEQDIINFRRTLYRAGARVRNIEDGGRYRDISAEFFRRNPACLHRLVPWLKRELTVLFGAHGSLVNIVQHIIMSNVTRYDLESQAFVSDLRPFLLNRTEHFIHEFISFARSPFNMAAFDQHANYDCPAPSYEEGSHSDSSVITISPDEAETQELDMNVATVSRAPWDDETPGPSYSSSEQVHAVMSSLLNTSDSSDEDLVSGRATSQIQAVQTNEDLNNDSDSSSDNCVIVGFVKPLAERTPELVELSSDSEELGSYEKIEPVKTQEQEQSYSSGDSDGSRCSSPHSVLGKDEEINKGHCDSGTRIKSKKEEKRSTLLPSPRDLSSSVRGDRVYSPYNRRHRRRGRSRSSDSRSQSRSGHDQKNRRKHHGKKRMKRKRSRSRESSRFRNRRDKKRSRDSSWSRRSQTLSLSSESTSRSRSRSSDHGKRRSRSRTRDHYYLKNNYGSRYKWEYTYYSRNKDRDGYESSYRRKTLSRAHYSRQSSSPEFRIQSFSERTNARKKNNHSERKYYYYERHRSRSLSSNRSKTASTGPDRVRNEKPGGKRKYKTRHLEGTNEVAQPSREFTSKVKEGHCQKSSSKLDGNCKNESDSVSDSRSSDRETRHKRRKRRTRSLSVEIVYEGKATDTTRHHKKKKKKHKKKHKKHHGDNVSRSPVVITIDSDSDKDSEVKESTECDNSAPQDPVQSEFLAPLQTFETEDIVTIEDEVGVLDKECDTTSFNLNNANRPVDNTPLQPASIEQTLDVREESTFAADLENQPSNVSSN; encoded by the coding sequence AACAGACAGTACCAGCTGATGCATCTCCTGATTCTAAGTGTCCTATTTGCTTGGATAGATTTGATAATGTGTCTTACTTAGATCGCTGTTTACATAAGTTCTGTTTTCGCTGTGTACAGGAGTGGTCTAAAAACAAAGCTGAATGTCCACTATGTAAACAGCCCTTTGATTCTATTTTGCATTCTGTGAGGGCAGAAAATGACTTTGAAGAGTACTTCCTAAGACCTTCCTATAATGAAGGGGTCGTCAGGGGTTCTTTTGCCACCCCTGATGTTCAACGATTCCACTATCGTACAACTATGACAAGAGAGCGAAGTGGTTTTTATTCACCCAGTAGTACCATGAGTAGAAGAACAACAACTCCACCTGATAGTGGTGTACTATTTGAAGGGTTAAGCGTTTCAACAAGACCCAGAGGTGGTGAAATTTCTCAGTTAATGAGACAGATTCCAAGGAGGCCAACTACTACAGATGAAAGATCTTTGCGGAAAATTCAGGAACAggatattattaattttaggCGAACTCTCTATCGAGCTGGTGCCCGTGTTAGAAATATTGAAGATGGTGGTCGCTACCGAGATATTTCAGCTGAATTCTTTCGTAGAAATCCAGCTTGTCTTCACAGATTAGTCCCCTGGTTAAAACGCGAACTTACAGTTCTTTTTGGAGCTCATGGATCTTTAGTGAATATAGTGCAGCACATCATCATGAGTAATGTTACTCGGTATGACTTGGAGAGTCAGGCCTTTGTGTCTGATTTAAGGCCCTTTTTACTGAATCGGACTGAACATTTTATACATGAATTTATCAGTTTTGCTCGATCTCCTTTTAACATGGCAGCTTTTGATCAACATGCTAATTATGATTGCCCTGCTCCTTCTTATGAAGAAGGTAGCCATTCTGATTCTTCAGTCATCACAATATCTCCAGATGAAGCTGAGACCCAAGAGCTGGATATGAATGTAGCCACTGTTAGTCGGGCACCATGGGATGATGAAACTCCAGGGCCATCTTACTCAAGCTCAGAGCAGGTACATGCTGTCATGTCTTCCCTGTTAAATACTTCTGATAGCTCAGATGAAGACCTTGTATCAGGAAGAGCCACGTCTCAGATACAAGCAGTACAAACCAATGAGGACCTAAATAATGACAGTGATTCTTCTTCCGATAATTGTGTCATTGTTGGGTTTGTTAAGCCGTTAGCTGAGAGGACCCCAGAACTTGTTGAGCTGTCATCAGATTCTGAGGAGTTAGGCTCTTATGAGAAAATAGAGCCTGTGAAAACACAAGAACAAGAGCAGTCTTACAGTTCTGGTGATAGTGATGGTAGTAGATGTTCATCTCCACACTCTGTCCTTGGAAAGgatgaggaaataaataaaggTCATTGTGATTCTGGTACAAGAATCAAgtcaaagaaggaagagaaacgaTCTACATTATTGCCCTCTCCCAGAGACCTGAGCTCATCTGTCAGAGGGGACAGAGTGTATTCCCCATATAACCGTAGACACAGAAGGAGGGGAAGATCAAGAAGTTCGGATTCACGTTCCCAGAGTAGAAGTGGGCATGATCAGAAGAATCGTAGAAAGCATCATggtaagaaaagaatgaaaagaaaacgATCCAGAAGCAGGGAAAGTAGTAGATTCAGGAatagaagagacaaaaaaagatcAAGAGATAGTAGTTGGTCGAGAAGAAGCCAAACTCTTTCTCTAAGTAGTGAAAGCACAAGCAGATCAAGATCTCGGAGCAGTGATCATGGTAAAAGAAGATCACGGAGCAGAACTAGagatcattattatttaaaaaataattatggaagCAGATATAAGTGGGAGTATACTTACTATAGTAGAAACAAGGATAGGGATGGCTATGAATCATCTTACAGGAGAAAGACTCTGTCTAGAGCTCATTATTCCAGACAATCTTCAAGTCCAGAATTTAGAATTCAGTCCTTTTCTGAAAGAACAAatgctaggaaaaaaaataatcacagtgaAAGGAAATACTATTACTATGAGAGGCACAGATCAAGGAGCCTGTCTAGTAACAGGTCAAAGACTGCATCTACAGGACCTGACCGGGTGAGAAATGAAAAGCCTGGAGGGAAACGAAAATATAAAACCCGACATTTGGAGGGTACTAATGAAGTGGCTCAACCATCTCGTGAATTTACTTCAAAAGTAAAGGAAGGTCATTGCCAAAAATCTTCATCAAAATTGGATGGAAATTGCAAAAATGAGAGTGATAGTGTTTCAGATAGCCGGTCATCAGACAGAGAGACAAGacacaagagaagaaaaagaaggacccGGAGCCTAAGTGTAGAGATAGTTTATGAAGGGAAAGCTACCGATACAACTAGacatcataaaaagaaaaagaagaagcataAGAAGAAGCATAAGAAACACCATGGAGATAATGTTTCACGTTCCCCAGTTGTAATTACCATTGACAGTGACAGTGATAAGGATTCTGAGGTAAAAGAGAGTACAGAATGTGACAATAGTGCTCCTCAAGATCCTGTACAAAGTGAGTTTTTGGCTCCTTTGCAAACATTTGAAACTGAAGATATAGTTACAATAGAAGATGAAGTTGGTGTTCTGGACAAAGAATGTGATACTACTTCATTTAACTTAAATAATGCCAACAGACCTGTAGATAATACTCCACTTCAGCCAGCTTCAATTGAACAAACTCTTGATGTAAGAGAAGAAAGCACCTTTGCTGCTGATTTGGAGAACCAGCCCAGTAATGTGTCTTCAAACTGA